The genomic region GATGAACGTGTTCTTCGTGCAGCCGCTCGTTTAAAATTTGAAGGTTTGATTGAACCAATTATTTTAGGAGAAGCTACGGAAGTTCGAGAGTCATTGGCTAAATTCGGTTTTGCTGATCAAAACTATGTGATTATTAATCCGCAAACTTATGATAATTTTGATGAGATGAAGAAAGCCTTTCTTGAAATCCGAAAAAGTAAAGCAACTCCTAAAGATGCTGATCGTCTATTGAAAGACGTTAATTATTTTGGTGTTATGTTGGTCAAACTTGATTTGGCTGATGGTATGGTTTCTGGTGCGATTCATTCAACAGCAGATACTGTTCGTCCAGCTCTTCAAATCATCAAAACAAAACCAGGTATTTCCAGAACATCAGGTGTTTTCTTGATGAACCGTGAAAGCACTGATCAACGTTTTATGTTCGCAGATTGTGCTATCAATATTGATCCAAATGCTCAAGAATTATCTGAAATTGCTTTAAACACTGCTGATACGGCAAGAATTTTTGACATTGATCCAAAGATTGCCATGCTTAGCTTTTCAACAAAAGGAAGTGCCAAAGCGCCTCAAGCTGAAAAAGTTCGTGAAGCCACTCAGCTGGCTAAAGGACGTCAGCCTGAATTGGCTATCGATGGTGAATTGCAATTTGATGCCGCTTTTGTTCCAAGTACAGCAGAAGTAAAAGCACCAGATAGTGACGTCGCTGGACAAGCAAACGTCTTTATTTTCCCAGACCTTCAATCAGGAAACATTGGCTACAAGATTGCTCAACGTCTTGGTATGTTTGAAGCGATTGGTCCAATTCTTCAAGGATTGAATAAACCAGTTAATGATTTATCTCGTGGTTCAAGTGCAGAAGATATTTATAAATTAGCTATTATCACAGCAGCTCAGGCTGTTGATGACATGAACGAATAATAAGAAAGAATCAGTTGACTGATAACCAACTGACTTTCTTATATTCAGAAGAGTATAGAAAGAGAATGACATGACAAAAATTGCATTAGTAACAGGTGCTTCGGCAGGATTTGGAAAAGCTATTGTTAAGAAATTAGTAGCAGATGGTTACCAAGTTATTGTCAGTGCTCGTCGTTTGGAAAAATTGCAGAGCTTACAAGCAGAACTAGGTAGTGACAAGGTTTATCCTTTGCAAATGGATGTTTCTGAGCCAAAACTCATCGACCAAGCTTTAGCAAGTTTACCAGAAGATTGGCAACACATTGACCTTTTAGTCAATAATGCTGGTTTGGCACTTGGCTTAGACAAGACATATGAGGCGGATTTTACTGACTGGATGACCATGATTAATACCAATATCGTAGGTCTTGTTTATCTGACACGTCAAGTTTTGCCAAGCATGGTTAAGCGTGATTCAGGGATGATTATTAATCTTGGGTCAACAGCAGGAACTATTCCATACCCAGGTGCCAATGTTTACGGTGCATCCAAAGCCTTCGTCAAACAATTCTCGCTAAATTTGCGTGCTGATCTTGCTGGTACAAAGATTCGCGTGACGAATATCGAACCAGGGCTTTGCGAAGGAACAGAGTTCTCAAATGTCCGCTTCAAAGGTGACGATGAACGCGCTGAGAAACTTTACGAAGGAGCGCACGCCATTATGCCAGAAGATATCGCAAATACCGTTTCTTGGGTGGCTAGTCAGCCAGAACATGTGAATTTCAATCGTATTGAAATGATGCCAGTGTCTCAAACATACGGTGTACAGCCTGTTTATCGTGATTAAGAATAAACAAAAAGAGCCTTTTGGCTCTTTTTTAATCATCGAAAATAGGATTGCTACTAGAAGGTCCAGAAGTGACATCAGACCAGCCAACGATTGCTTGACCAGACTCATTTAGGTAACTTGCCAGAACAGGCTTTAAATCTTGAATAAAAGTGGTAACACCCAAAAGTTCACCAGAATCATCTTTAACTGCTTGATATGTTTGAAATAAGATGTGGTCAAATGATTCGGTAGGAATTTGAAAATGAAGGGCATTTTCGGGTGATTGTTCAAGGCTGGTCCAAACCCATTGTGGTAATTCATTTTCTTCGGGTTCAGAGAAAAAAGAGCCGTCTGAACGATTATTGCTGTAAATCAGTTTTAAATTTTTATCATAAAAACTAGCTCGGTAAGGAAGATGAGCCAGTAGGTCTTTTACATTTTTCATGGTTTTAGGATAGCGATTTTGTATCAGAAATGCAAGCAAGCTGTCTGAAAGCTTCCAGCTTGATTTGAAATTGTAAAAAAGCAGAGGAAAGTATCAGTTTTTCGTAAGATATAACTATCGTTTTACTTGATTTCTTAGTAAAATAGAGGCATTAAAAACGAAGAGGGCAGTGCTGTGAGTAAAATTATTTTTTTAGATGTTGATGGAACTTTGGTGGATTATCACAATCGTATTCCAGAATCTGCTGTATTGGCAATTCGACAAGCGCGTGCTAATGAGCATAAAGTCTTTGTCTGTACGGGACGTAGTCGTGCAGAAATGCAACCTGAATTATGGGAAATTGGGCTTGATGGCATGATTGGTGGTAATGGCTCATATGTCGAATACAATGAAGAAGTTATCATGCATCAGATGATTTCAAAAGAAGATTCGAGAGCGATTGTTGACTGGTTACATGAGCGAGGATTAGAATTTTATTTGGAATCTAATAATGGCTTGTTTGCTTCGGAAAATTTTAAAGAAGCTGCGTGTCCTGTCATGCGCAGGTATGTTATGCAAAAAGGAAAAACGGCTGCAGAAGTAGAACACATGGAAGCTGAAGATGCTCTTCATGGCTTGGTTTATGGTGGGGAATTGTACCGTGATGACCTAAATAAAGTCAGCTTTATTTTGAATTCCTACCAAGATCATCTGGATTCTGCTAAGGCTTTTCCAAACTTAAAAGCTGGCACTTGGGGTGGTCGAGGGGAAACAGCTTTATTTGGCGACCTCGGCGTTAAAGACATTACCAAAGCGCATGCCATTGACGTTATTTTAGAGCATTTACAGGCTAGTCGTGAGGATACCATTGCTTTTGGTGATGCCAAAGTGGACATTCCTATGCTTGAGTGTTGTAAGATTGGTGTTTCTATGGGAAATGGTGGCCCAGAAATTCTAGCAATGGCTGATATGGTGACTGACGATGTCGAAGAAGATGGCCTTTATAATGCCTTTGCCAAATTAGGTTTGATGGAATAAAAATGACTTGAGATAGATAATTGTTAGATTGTTTATATTTTGTTTCGATATCTGATATTTGTCATCATTTTTTCGTATGATAGTACAAGGATAGCATTTGATAGCATTAGTTTTTTAGAAATGATAGCGCTATAAT from Streptococcus lutetiensis harbors:
- the pta gene encoding phosphate acetyltransferase — its product is MGIRSLFGSLREKIVGKNLKIVFPEGNDERVLRAAARLKFEGLIEPIILGEATEVRESLAKFGFADQNYVIINPQTYDNFDEMKKAFLEIRKSKATPKDADRLLKDVNYFGVMLVKLDLADGMVSGAIHSTADTVRPALQIIKTKPGISRTSGVFLMNRESTDQRFMFADCAINIDPNAQELSEIALNTADTARIFDIDPKIAMLSFSTKGSAKAPQAEKVREATQLAKGRQPELAIDGELQFDAAFVPSTAEVKAPDSDVAGQANVFIFPDLQSGNIGYKIAQRLGMFEAIGPILQGLNKPVNDLSRGSSAEDIYKLAIITAAQAVDDMNE
- a CDS encoding SDR family oxidoreductase, producing MTKIALVTGASAGFGKAIVKKLVADGYQVIVSARRLEKLQSLQAELGSDKVYPLQMDVSEPKLIDQALASLPEDWQHIDLLVNNAGLALGLDKTYEADFTDWMTMINTNIVGLVYLTRQVLPSMVKRDSGMIINLGSTAGTIPYPGANVYGASKAFVKQFSLNLRADLAGTKIRVTNIEPGLCEGTEFSNVRFKGDDERAEKLYEGAHAIMPEDIANTVSWVASQPEHVNFNRIEMMPVSQTYGVQPVYRD
- a CDS encoding sodium transporter; the protein is MKNVKDLLAHLPYRASFYDKNLKLIYSNNRSDGSFFSEPEENELPQWVWTSLEQSPENALHFQIPTESFDHILFQTYQAVKDDSGELLGVTTFIQDLKPVLASYLNESGQAIVGWSDVTSGPSSSNPIFDD
- a CDS encoding Cof-type HAD-IIB family hydrolase; the encoded protein is MSKIIFLDVDGTLVDYHNRIPESAVLAIRQARANEHKVFVCTGRSRAEMQPELWEIGLDGMIGGNGSYVEYNEEVIMHQMISKEDSRAIVDWLHERGLEFYLESNNGLFASENFKEAACPVMRRYVMQKGKTAAEVEHMEAEDALHGLVYGGELYRDDLNKVSFILNSYQDHLDSAKAFPNLKAGTWGGRGETALFGDLGVKDITKAHAIDVILEHLQASREDTIAFGDAKVDIPMLECCKIGVSMGNGGPEILAMADMVTDDVEEDGLYNAFAKLGLME